In Syntrophorhabdaceae bacterium, one genomic interval encodes:
- a CDS encoding LysM peptidoglycan-binding domain-containing protein, translating into GIEVASLKSMNNLKNDKVYPNMKLKLASYSHKKQVSKVKYHVVKKGETLGSISDKYGTDVASLKSLNKLKSSKIVANMKLKIPRDEG; encoded by the coding sequence ACGGCATCGAAGTCGCGAGCCTCAAATCAATGAACAACCTGAAGAATGATAAGGTCTACCCTAATATGAAACTGAAGCTTGCCAGTTATTCACATAAAAAGCAGGTGTCAAAGGTCAAGTACCACGTAGTCAAAAAGGGTGAGACCCTGGGGTCCATCTCCGATAAATACGGCACAGACGTGGCAAGTCTTAAATCACTAAACAAACTGAAGAGCAGCAAGATCGTCGCCAACATGAAACTCAAGATCCCACGGGACGAAGGCTAA